From a single Pseudomonas sp. A34-9 genomic region:
- a CDS encoding glycosyltransferase family 4 protein, with the protein MQLAFVLYKYFPFGGLQRDFMRIALECQKRGHRIRVYTLIWEGDVPPGFEVLVAPVKAFFNHRRNEKLSAWMEADLAKRPVDRLIGFNKMPGLDVYYAADGCFEDKAQNLRHSLYRRWGRYRHFAEYERAVFAKDAKTEVLMISEVQQPLFIKHYDTPLERFHLLPPGIAQDRRRPADADEIRAGFRAEFNLKDDELLLVQIGSGFKTKGVDRSLKALAALPSELKKRTRLFVIGQDDPKLFQMQSATLGLGDNVTFLKGRSDIPRFLLGADLLIHPAYNENTGTVLLEALVAGLPVLVSAVCGYAHYIAEADAGRVLDEPFDQAQLTQYLTDMLNDDAARAAWSRNGLAFAETADLYSMPQHAADVILAEHA; encoded by the coding sequence ATGCAATTGGCATTCGTTCTGTACAAATATTTCCCGTTCGGTGGCTTGCAGCGCGACTTCATGCGCATCGCCCTCGAATGCCAGAAGCGCGGGCATCGGATTCGCGTCTACACGCTGATCTGGGAAGGCGACGTGCCGCCCGGTTTCGAAGTGCTGGTGGCGCCGGTCAAGGCGTTCTTCAATCACCGTCGCAACGAAAAGCTCAGCGCGTGGATGGAGGCGGACCTGGCCAAGCGCCCGGTCGATCGTCTGATCGGCTTCAACAAGATGCCGGGTCTGGACGTCTACTACGCCGCCGACGGCTGCTTCGAAGACAAGGCGCAGAACCTGCGCCATTCGCTGTACCGCCGCTGGGGCCGTTATCGCCACTTTGCCGAGTACGAGCGCGCGGTGTTCGCCAAAGACGCGAAGACCGAAGTGCTGATGATTTCCGAAGTGCAGCAGCCGCTGTTCATCAAGCATTACGACACGCCGCTTGAGCGCTTCCACTTGCTGCCACCGGGCATTGCTCAGGATCGTCGGCGTCCGGCGGATGCTGATGAAATCCGCGCCGGTTTCCGTGCCGAATTCAATCTCAAGGATGATGAACTGCTGCTGGTGCAGATCGGTTCCGGGTTCAAGACCAAAGGCGTCGACCGCAGCCTGAAAGCACTGGCCGCATTACCCTCCGAGCTGAAGAAGCGCACCCGGCTGTTTGTAATCGGTCAGGATGACCCCAAATTGTTCCAGATGCAGAGTGCAACGTTGGGTCTGGGCGATAACGTGACGTTTCTCAAGGGGCGCAGCGATATCCCGCGTTTCCTGCTCGGCGCCGATCTGTTGATCCACCCGGCGTATAACGAAAACACTGGTACCGTGTTGCTCGAAGCGCTGGTCGCCGGCTTGCCGGTGCTGGTCAGCGCGGTCTGCGGTTACGCCCATTACATCGCCGAGGCCGATGCCGGGCGAGTGCTGGATGAGCCGTTCGATCAGGCGCAGCTGACGCAATACCTGACCGACATGTTGAATGACGACGCTGCACGGGCGGCCTGGAGCCGCAATGGTCTGGCCTTCGCCGAGACGGCCGACCTCTACAGCATGCCGCAGCACGCGGCCGATGTGATTCTGGCGGAGCACGCTTAA
- the waaC gene encoding lipopolysaccharide heptosyltransferase I: MRVLLIKTSSLGDVIHALPALTDAARAIPGIKFDWVVEEGFAEIPTWHPAVGKVIPVAIRRWRKNLWKTITSGEWKRFKQSVRANKYDLVIDAQGLLKSAWLTRYVKAPVAGLDKGSAREPMASRFYDRKLAVARGQHAVERVRQLFAIALGYDLPKGLGDYGLNVERLVELPRKNAFVVFLHGTTWDTKHWPEAYWRELTERVGYLGVGVKLPWGNPQEKARAERIAAGFKHAEVLPKLNLAGVGKVLAGAQACVAVDTGLGHLAAALDVPTISLFGPTNPGLTGAYGKLQIHLASDFPCAPCLQKKCTYQPTAQDARQFDLKREQPLCFTRLNPERVASRLSTLLMAEELR, from the coding sequence TTGCGGGTATTGCTGATCAAGACTTCATCGCTGGGCGACGTGATTCATGCGTTGCCGGCGCTGACCGACGCCGCCCGGGCCATTCCCGGGATCAAATTCGACTGGGTGGTGGAAGAAGGCTTCGCCGAGATTCCGACCTGGCACCCGGCCGTTGGCAAAGTGATTCCGGTGGCGATCCGCCGCTGGCGTAAAAACCTCTGGAAAACCATTACCAGCGGGGAGTGGAAACGCTTCAAGCAAAGCGTGCGCGCGAACAAATACGACTTGGTGATCGATGCTCAGGGGCTGCTGAAAAGCGCCTGGCTGACCCGTTACGTCAAAGCCCCGGTAGCCGGACTCGATAAAGGTTCGGCCCGTGAACCGATGGCCTCGCGTTTCTATGATCGCAAATTGGCCGTCGCCCGTGGTCAGCACGCCGTCGAGCGGGTGCGACAGTTGTTCGCCATCGCCCTCGGTTACGACCTGCCCAAAGGCCTGGGTGATTACGGCCTCAACGTCGAACGTCTGGTCGAGTTGCCGCGCAAAAATGCATTTGTAGTGTTCCTGCATGGCACCACCTGGGACACCAAGCACTGGCCGGAAGCCTATTGGCGTGAGCTGACCGAACGCGTCGGCTACCTCGGCGTCGGTGTGAAACTGCCGTGGGGCAACCCGCAGGAAAAGGCCCGCGCCGAACGCATCGCCGCCGGTTTCAAACACGCCGAAGTGCTGCCAAAACTCAATCTGGCCGGCGTCGGCAAAGTCCTCGCCGGCGCCCAGGCTTGCGTGGCGGTGGACACCGGTCTCGGCCACTTGGCCGCCGCACTGGACGTGCCGACCATTTCCCTGTTCGGCCCGACCAACCCGGGCCTGACCGGCGCTTACGGCAAGTTGCAGATTCACCTGGCCAGCGACTTCCCGTGCGCGCCGTGCCTGCAAAAGAAATGCACCTATCAACCGACCGCGCAGGATGCCCGTCAGTTTGACCTGAAGCGTGAGCAGCCTTTGTGCTTCACGCGTCTGAACCCCGAGCGTGTCGCCAGCCGACTGAGCACGTTGTTAATGGCTGAGGAGCTGCGCTGA
- the aceF gene encoding dihydrolipoyllysine-residue acetyltransferase, with protein sequence MSELIRVPDIGSGEGEVIELFVKVGDRIEADQSILTLESDKASMEVPAPKAGVIKSLKVKLGDRLKEGDELLELEVEGAAEAAPAPAAAPAAKAEAKPAAAPAAAAPAAAAAPAAASVQQVHVPDIGSSGKAQIIEIQVKVGDKVEADQSLITLESDKASMEIPSPAAGVVKAISVKLNDEVGTGDLILDLEVAGAAAPAAAAPAQAAAPAAAAAPAPAAAPAAPVADSVQDIHVPDIGSAGKAKIIEVLVKAGDSVEADQSLITLESDKASMEIPSPAAGVVESISIKLDDEVGTGDLILKLKVKGAAPAAAPAPAAAAAPSAPAPAAAAPAAAAPAAAPAAAPAKPGAKVHAGPAVRQLAREFGVELNAVGASGPHGRILKEDVQTYVKAMMQKAKEAPAAAAGATGGAGIPPIPVVDFSRFGEIEEVPMTRLMQIGASSLHRSWLNIPHVTQFDSADITELEAFRVAQKAVAEKAGVKLTILPLLLKSCAHMLKELPDFNSSLAPSGKAIIRKKYVNIGFAVDTPDGLLVPVIKNVDQKSLLQLAAEAAALAAKARDKKLTADDMQGACFTISSLGHIGGTGFTPIVNAPEVAILGVSKATIQPVWDGKAFQPKLMLPLSLSYDHRVINGAAAARFTQRLGSLLADIRTILL encoded by the coding sequence GTGAGCGAACTCATTCGCGTACCTGACATCGGCAGCGGTGAAGGTGAAGTAATTGAACTGTTTGTGAAGGTCGGCGACCGTATCGAAGCCGACCAGAGCATCCTGACCCTGGAATCGGACAAGGCCAGCATGGAAGTGCCGGCCCCGAAAGCCGGCGTCATCAAGAGCCTGAAAGTGAAGCTGGGCGACCGCCTGAAAGAAGGCGACGAACTGCTTGAGCTGGAAGTCGAGGGTGCCGCTGAAGCGGCCCCTGCTCCGGCGGCCGCGCCTGCTGCAAAAGCTGAAGCCAAACCGGCTGCCGCGCCTGCTGCTGCCGCGCCAGCCGCCGCTGCTGCACCTGCTGCCGCTTCGGTTCAGCAAGTGCACGTGCCGGACATCGGTTCTTCGGGCAAGGCTCAGATCATCGAGATCCAGGTCAAGGTCGGCGACAAGGTCGAGGCTGATCAATCGCTGATCACCCTCGAATCGGACAAGGCGAGCATGGAAATCCCGTCGCCTGCCGCTGGCGTGGTTAAAGCCATCAGCGTCAAGCTCAACGACGAAGTCGGCACCGGCGACCTGATTCTGGATCTGGAAGTGGCGGGTGCTGCGGCCCCTGCTGCTGCCGCTCCGGCTCAGGCTGCTGCACCGGCCGCTGCCGCTGCGCCTGCTCCGGCAGCCGCTCCAGCTGCACCGGTTGCCGACAGCGTTCAGGACATCCACGTTCCGGACATCGGTTCGGCTGGCAAAGCCAAGATCATCGAAGTGTTGGTCAAGGCTGGCGACAGCGTTGAAGCCGACCAGTCGCTGATCACCCTGGAGTCCGACAAGGCGAGCATGGAGATTCCATCGCCTGCCGCTGGCGTGGTGGAAAGCATTTCCATCAAGCTGGATGACGAAGTCGGTACCGGCGACCTGATCCTCAAGCTGAAAGTCAAAGGCGCGGCGCCTGCTGCTGCCCCGGCTCCAGCTGCCGCCGCTGCACCGAGCGCTCCGGCACCTGCCGCTGCTGCTCCGGCTGCCGCTGCACCTGCTGCCGCTCCAGCCGCCGCACCGGCCAAGCCGGGCGCGAAAGTTCACGCCGGCCCAGCCGTGCGTCAACTGGCCCGTGAGTTCGGCGTCGAGCTGAACGCTGTCGGCGCCAGCGGCCCGCACGGTCGTATCTTGAAAGAAGACGTGCAGACTTACGTCAAAGCGATGATGCAGAAGGCCAAGGAAGCACCGGCCGCTGCAGCGGGCGCAACCGGTGGCGCGGGCATCCCGCCGATTCCGGTCGTCGACTTCAGCCGTTTCGGCGAAATCGAAGAAGTGCCGATGACTCGCCTGATGCAGATCGGTGCGTCGAGCCTGCACCGCAGCTGGCTGAACATTCCGCACGTGACGCAGTTCGATTCGGCTGATATCACCGAGCTGGAAGCGTTCCGCGTGGCGCAGAAAGCCGTTGCAGAGAAGGCTGGCGTCAAGCTGACCATCCTGCCGCTGCTGCTCAAGTCGTGCGCGCACATGCTCAAGGAACTGCCGGACTTCAACAGTTCGCTGGCGCCAAGCGGCAAGGCGATCATCCGCAAGAAATACGTGAACATCGGCTTCGCCGTCGACACTCCGGATGGCCTGCTGGTACCGGTCATCAAGAACGTCGACCAGAAGAGTCTGTTGCAACTGGCAGCCGAAGCCGCTGCGCTGGCCGCCAAGGCCCGCGACAAGAAGCTTACTGCTGACGACATGCAAGGCGCCTGCTTCACCATTTCCAGCCTCGGCCACATTGGCGGCACCGGCTTCACGCCGATCGTCAACGCGCCGGAAGTGGCGATCCTCGGTGTTTCCAAGGCAACCATCCAGCCAGTCTGGGACGGCAAAGCCTTCCAGCCGAAGCTGATGCTGCCGCTGTCGTTGTCCTACGATCACCGTGTGATCAACGGCGCCGCTGCCGCACGCTTCACCCAGCGTCTGGGCAGCCTGCTGGCGGACATTCGCACGATCCTGCTGTAA
- the glnE gene encoding bifunctional [glutamate--ammonia ligase]-adenylyl-L-tyrosine phosphorylase/[glutamate--ammonia-ligase] adenylyltransferase yields the protein MTLPVLAELPAILLPLVTRSEQSFRTAVATLEDDHGFASWTPERWAQFARVTAASEFVIEQSVRDPLMLLALVQSGELDRAFAPGELCAQIAAAANAAQNEDELGRALRRQRARHQVRIIWRDLTRQADLVQTCRDLSDMADATIDQAYQWLYSRHCEQFGTPTGRRSGEPQQMVVLGMGKLGAVELNLSSDIDLIFAYPEGGETVGVKRSLDNQEFFIRLGQRLIKALDPMTVDGFVFRVDMRLRPYGSSGALVLSFNALEQYYQDQGRDWERYAMIKARVVAGDQVAGAQLLDMLRPFVYRRYLDFSAIEALRTMKQLIQQEVRRKGMADNIKLGSGGIREVEFIAQAFQLIHGGRDLSLQQRPLLKVLSTLEGQGYLPPAVISELREGYEFLRYTEHAIQAIADRQTQMLPDGAQDQARIAFMLGFTDWDAFHEKLMFWRGRVAWHFAQVIADPDEDEGAESEVVVGGEWLPLWEEAQDEEAACRQLEEGGFADASKALKALAGLRSSPQLRAMQRLGRERLDAFIPRLLAQAVEHANPDLVLERVLPLVEAVARRSAYLVLLTENPGALRRLLTLCAASPWIAEQITRFPLLLDELLNEGRLFKPPLAPELAAELRERLTRIPEDDLEQQMEALRHFKLAHRLRVAASEIAGSLPLMKVSDYLTWLAEAILEQVLALAWRQTVAKYGTPLRTDGTLCDPGFIIVGYGKVGGLELGHGSDLDLVFIHDGDPQAETDGPKSIDGAQFFTRLGQRIIHLLTAQTNSGQLYEVDMRLRPSGASGLLVSSLGAFARYQENEAWTWEHQALVRARVLVGSQDVGQAFEKVRAQVLGKSRDLAKLQQEVSEMRAKMRDNLGTKSTAAGTAANAFDATAPFDLKQDAGGIVDIEFMVQYAALAWSHSHPPLLRWTDNIRILEELEHEGLMPAEDASLLREAYKAYRSAAHRQALQKDAGVIPGDQFAEERRQVLRIWKEMGLS from the coding sequence ATGACCCTGCCCGTGCTTGCCGAACTGCCCGCCATTCTCCTGCCGTTGGTCACTCGATCCGAGCAGTCGTTCCGTACGGCCGTCGCCACGCTGGAAGACGATCACGGCTTCGCGAGCTGGACGCCAGAGCGCTGGGCGCAGTTCGCTCGCGTCACCGCCGCCAGCGAGTTTGTCATTGAACAGAGCGTTCGTGACCCTTTGATGTTGCTTGCACTGGTGCAGTCCGGCGAACTCGACCGGGCTTTTGCGCCGGGTGAATTGTGTGCGCAGATTGCCGCCGCGGCGAACGCTGCCCAGAACGAAGATGAGCTCGGTCGCGCCCTGCGTCGTCAGCGCGCCCGCCATCAAGTACGGATCATCTGGCGCGACCTCACCCGTCAGGCCGATCTGGTGCAGACCTGCCGTGATCTCTCGGACATGGCCGACGCCACCATCGACCAGGCATATCAATGGTTGTACAGCCGCCATTGCGAACAATTCGGTACGCCGACCGGCCGCCGCAGCGGTGAGCCGCAGCAAATGGTCGTCCTCGGCATGGGCAAGCTCGGCGCCGTCGAGTTGAACCTGTCTTCGGACATCGACCTGATCTTCGCCTACCCCGAGGGCGGCGAAACGGTGGGCGTGAAGCGCTCGCTGGATAACCAGGAATTTTTCATACGTCTCGGCCAGCGCCTGATCAAGGCGCTGGATCCGATGACCGTCGACGGCTTTGTATTCCGTGTCGACATGCGCCTGCGCCCGTACGGCTCGTCCGGCGCGCTGGTGCTGAGCTTCAATGCGCTGGAGCAGTATTACCAGGATCAGGGCCGCGACTGGGAACGCTACGCGATGATCAAGGCGCGGGTGGTGGCCGGCGATCAGGTCGCGGGTGCGCAGTTGCTCGACATGCTGCGGCCGTTCGTTTACCGGCGTTATCTGGATTTCTCGGCGATCGAAGCGCTGCGCACCATGAAGCAACTGATCCAGCAGGAAGTGCGGCGCAAGGGCATGGCCGACAATATCAAGCTGGGCTCCGGCGGGATTCGTGAGGTCGAGTTTATCGCTCAGGCTTTTCAGTTGATCCACGGTGGCCGCGACTTGAGCTTGCAGCAGCGTCCTCTATTAAAGGTGTTGAGCACCCTGGAGGGGCAGGGTTATCTGCCGCCGGCAGTGATCAGCGAGTTGCGTGAGGGCTACGAATTTTTGCGCTACACCGAACACGCGATTCAGGCGATTGCCGACCGTCAGACACAGATGCTGCCGGATGGCGCGCAGGATCAGGCGCGCATTGCCTTCATGCTCGGTTTCACCGATTGGGATGCATTCCACGAGAAACTGATGTTCTGGCGTGGCCGCGTGGCCTGGCACTTCGCCCAGGTGATAGCCGATCCCGATGAGGATGAAGGCGCCGAAAGTGAAGTGGTGGTCGGCGGTGAGTGGCTGCCGCTGTGGGAAGAGGCGCAGGACGAAGAGGCCGCGTGCCGTCAGTTGGAAGAGGGTGGTTTTGCTGATGCGAGCAAAGCCCTGAAAGCGCTGGCCGGATTGCGCAGCAGCCCGCAACTGCGGGCGATGCAGCGGCTGGGGCGTGAGCGTCTCGATGCTTTTATTCCGCGTCTGCTCGCACAAGCCGTGGAGCACGCCAATCCGGATCTGGTGCTTGAGCGGGTGTTGCCTTTGGTGGAAGCAGTGGCCCGTCGTTCGGCGTATCTGGTCTTGCTGACGGAAAACCCCGGCGCCCTGCGACGCTTGCTGACGTTGTGCGCGGCGAGTCCGTGGATCGCTGAGCAGATCACGCGTTTCCCGCTGCTGCTGGATGAATTGCTTAACGAAGGTCGTTTGTTCAAGCCGCCATTGGCGCCGGAACTGGCCGCCGAGTTGCGCGAGCGGCTGACGCGGATCCCCGAGGACGATCTCGAACAACAAATGGAAGCCCTGCGCCATTTCAAACTGGCGCACCGCTTGCGCGTCGCAGCGTCGGAAATCGCCGGCAGCCTGCCGCTGATGAAAGTCAGCGATTACCTGACCTGGCTGGCCGAGGCGATTCTCGAGCAAGTGCTGGCCCTGGCCTGGCGCCAGACCGTGGCCAAATACGGCACGCCGCTGCGTACCGACGGCACGTTGTGCGATCCCGGCTTCATCATTGTCGGTTACGGCAAAGTCGGCGGTCTGGAATTGGGGCATGGTTCGGACCTGGATCTGGTGTTTATCCACGACGGCGATCCGCAGGCGGAAACCGACGGGCCGAAGTCGATTGATGGTGCGCAGTTCTTCACGCGCCTGGGGCAGCGGATCATTCACTTGCTGACGGCGCAGACCAACTCCGGTCAGCTCTATGAAGTGGACATGCGTCTGCGGCCGTCCGGTGCCTCGGGGCTGTTGGTCAGCTCGCTCGGTGCATTCGCCCGCTATCAGGAAAATGAAGCCTGGACGTGGGAACATCAGGCCCTGGTGCGCGCGCGGGTGCTGGTCGGCAGTCAGGATGTCGGACAGGCGTTCGAGAAAGTTCGTGCGCAGGTGTTGGGCAAATCCCGTGATCTGGCCAAGCTGCAACAGGAAGTCAGCGAGATGCGCGCGAAGATGCGCGACAACCTTGGCACCAAGAGCACCGCAGCCGGTACCGCAGCGAATGCCTTCGATGCCACGGCGCCGTTCGACCTCAAGCAGGACGCCGGAGGTATCGTCGATATTGAATTTATGGTGCAATACGCGGCCCTGGCGTGGTCGCACAGCCACCCGCCACTGCTGCGCTGGACCGATAACATCCGCATTCTGGAAGAGCTGGAACACGAAGGGCTGATGCCCGCCGAAGACGCCAGCCTGTTGCGCGAGGCCTATAAAGCCTACCGCTCCGCCGCCCACCGGCAGGCCTTGCAGAAGGACGCGGGGGTGATACCGGGCGACCAGTTTGCCGAAGAGCGGCGGCAGGTTTTGCGGATCTGGAAAGAGATGGGGCTAAGCTGA
- the aceE gene encoding pyruvate dehydrogenase (acetyl-transferring), homodimeric type: MQDLDPVETQEWLDALESVLDKEGEDRAHYLMTRMGELATRSGSQLPYAITTPYRNTIPVTHEARMPGDLFMERRIRSLVRWNAMAMVMRTNLKDSDLGGHISSFASSATLYDIGFNYFFQAPTDEHGGDLIYFQGHTSPGVYARAFMEGRITEDQMNNFRQEVDGQGLSSYPHPWLMPDFWQFPTVSMGLGPIQAIYQARFMKYLEHRGFIQPGKQKVWCFLGDGECDEPESLGAISLAGREKLDNLIFVINCNLQRLDGPVRGNGKIIQELEGVFRGAQWNVTKVIWGRFWDPLLAKDVDGILQRRMDEVIDGEYQNYKAKDGAFVREHFFNTPELKAMVADLSDDEIWKLNRGGHDPYKVYAAYHEAVNHKEQPTVILAKTIKGYGTGAGEAKNTAHNTKKVDVDSLKLFRDRFDIPVKDEELENLPFFKPEPNSAEARYLSERRAALGGFVPQRRAQSFSVPTPDLDTLKAILDGSGDREISTTMAFVRILAQLVKDKEIGPRIVPIIPDEARTFGMEGMFRQLGIYSSVGQLYEPVDKDQVMFYKEDQKGQILEEGINEAGAMSSFIAAGTSYSSHNQPMLPFYIFYSMFGFQRIGDLAWAAGDSRTRGFLIGGTAGRTTLNGEGLQHEDGHSHLLAATIPNCRTYDPTYGYELAVIIQDGMKKMTEEQQDIFYYITVMNESYQQPAMPAGAEEGIKKGMYLLEEDTRDAAHHVQLMGSGTILREVREAAKILREEFNVGADVWSVTSFNELRRDGLAVERSNRLKPGQKPKLSYVEECLNGRKGPVIASTDYMKLFAEQIRQWVPSKEFKVLGTDGFGRSDSRKKLRHFFEVDRHFVVLAALEALADRGDIEPKVVAEAIVKFGIDPEKRNPLDC; encoded by the coding sequence ATGCAAGACCTCGATCCCGTCGAAACCCAGGAATGGCTGGACGCCCTGGAATCGGTTCTCGACAAAGAAGGCGAAGACCGTGCTCACTATCTGATGACCCGTATGGGTGAACTCGCGACCCGCAGCGGCTCGCAACTCCCTTACGCCATCACCACGCCTTACCGCAACACCATCCCGGTAACCCACGAAGCACGCATGCCTGGCGACCTGTTCATGGAACGCCGCATTCGCTCGCTGGTACGCTGGAACGCGATGGCCATGGTAATGCGTACGAACCTGAAAGATTCTGACCTGGGTGGTCACATCTCCAGCTTCGCTTCCAGTGCGACCCTGTATGACATCGGCTTCAACTACTTCTTCCAGGCCCCGACCGACGAACACGGCGGCGACCTGATCTACTTCCAGGGCCACACCTCGCCAGGCGTTTACGCCCGCGCGTTCATGGAAGGCCGCATCACCGAAGACCAGATGAACAACTTCCGCCAGGAAGTCGACGGTCAGGGCCTGTCGTCCTACCCGCACCCTTGGCTGATGCCTGACTTCTGGCAGTTCCCGACCGTATCCATGGGTCTGGGTCCGATCCAGGCGATCTACCAGGCACGCTTCATGAAGTACCTGGAACACCGCGGTTTCATTCAGCCGGGCAAACAGAAAGTCTGGTGCTTCCTGGGCGACGGCGAGTGCGACGAGCCGGAATCCCTGGGCGCTATTTCCCTGGCCGGCCGCGAGAAGCTGGACAACCTGATCTTCGTCATCAACTGCAACCTGCAGCGCCTCGACGGCCCGGTTCGCGGCAACGGCAAGATCATCCAGGAACTCGAAGGCGTGTTCCGCGGTGCTCAGTGGAACGTGACCAAAGTCATCTGGGGCCGTTTCTGGGACCCACTGCTGGCCAAAGACGTCGACGGCATCCTGCAACGTCGCATGGACGAGGTCATCGACGGCGAGTACCAGAACTACAAAGCCAAAGACGGCGCGTTCGTGCGTGAACACTTCTTCAACACGCCTGAACTGAAGGCGATGGTTGCTGACCTGTCCGACGACGAGATCTGGAAACTCAACCGTGGCGGCCACGACCCGTACAAGGTCTATGCGGCTTACCACGAAGCGGTCAACCACAAAGAACAACCAACCGTCATCCTGGCCAAGACCATCAAGGGTTATGGCACCGGTGCCGGCGAAGCGAAAAACACTGCCCACAACACCAAGAAAGTCGATGTCGACAGCCTGAAGTTGTTCCGCGATCGTTTCGACATTCCGGTCAAGGACGAAGAGCTGGAGAACCTGCCGTTCTTCAAGCCAGAGCCAAACAGCGCCGAAGCCCGCTACCTCAGCGAGCGTCGTGCTGCCCTGGGTGGTTTCGTGCCACAGCGCCGCGCACAAAGCTTCAGCGTGCCGACTCCGGATCTGGACACCCTCAAGGCCATCCTTGACGGTTCCGGCGACCGTGAAATTTCCACCACCATGGCCTTCGTGCGGATCCTCGCGCAACTGGTCAAGGACAAGGAAATCGGGCCGCGCATCGTGCCAATCATCCCGGACGAAGCCCGTACCTTCGGTATGGAAGGCATGTTCCGTCAGCTCGGCATCTACTCCTCCGTTGGCCAGCTCTATGAGCCAGTCGATAAAGACCAAGTGATGTTCTACAAGGAAGACCAGAAAGGTCAGATCCTTGAAGAAGGCATCAACGAAGCAGGCGCCATGAGCTCGTTCATCGCCGCCGGTACTTCGTACTCCAGCCACAACCAGCCGATGCTGCCGTTCTACATCTTCTACTCGATGTTCGGCTTCCAGCGTATTGGCGACCTGGCCTGGGCTGCCGGCGACAGCCGTACCCGTGGCTTCCTGATCGGCGGCACCGCCGGCCGTACCACCCTGAACGGTGAAGGTCTGCAACACGAAGACGGTCACAGCCACCTGCTGGCCGCGACCATCCCGAACTGCCGCACCTACGATCCAACCTACGGCTACGAGCTGGCGGTGATCATTCAGGACGGCATGAAGAAGATGACCGAGGAGCAACAGGACATCTTCTACTACATCACCGTGATGAACGAGTCGTACCAGCAGCCAGCCATGCCGGCCGGTGCCGAAGAAGGCATCAAGAAAGGCATGTACCTGCTCGAAGAAGACACCCGCGATGCGGCACACCACGTTCAACTGATGGGCTCCGGCACCATCCTGCGTGAAGTCCGTGAAGCGGCGAAGATTCTGCGTGAAGAGTTCAACGTTGGCGCCGACGTGTGGAGCGTTACCAGCTTCAACGAACTGCGTCGCGACGGCCTCGCTGTAGAGCGCAGCAACCGTCTGAAGCCTGGCCAGAAGCCTAAGCTGAGCTACGTCGAAGAGTGCCTGAACGGCCGTAAAGGTCCGGTTATCGCGTCTACCGACTACATGAAGCTGTTCGCCGAGCAGATCCGTCAGTGGGTACCGTCCAAGGAATTCAAAGTCCTGGGCACCGACGGTTTCGGCCGCAGCGACAGCCGCAAGAAACTGCGTCATTTCTTCGAAGTCGACCGTCATTTCGTGGTGTTGGCAGCCCTGGAAGCACTGGCTGACCGTGGTGATATCGAACCTAAAGTCGTGGCTGAGGCCATCGTCAAGTTCGGCATCGACCCGGAAAAACGCAACCCACTGGACTGCTGA
- the waaF gene encoding lipopolysaccharide heptosyltransferase II codes for MNILIVGPSWVGDMVMAQTLFQCLKQRHPQCEIDVLAPEWSRPILERMPEVRKALSFPLGHGALELATRRRIGKSLRGQYDQAILLPNSLKSALVPFFAGIPKRTGWRGEFRYGLLNDVRTLDKERYPLMIERFMALAYEPNAELPKPYPRPSLQIDPVTREAALAKFGLSLDRPVLALCPGAEFGESKRWPSEHYAKVAEARIREGWQVWLFGSKNDHSVGEDIRARLIPGLREESVNLSGGTSLAEAIDLLSCADAVVSNDSGLMHVAAALNRPLVAVYGSTSPGFTPPLAEHVEVVRLGLDCSPCFDRTCRFGHYNCLRQLMPDAVNDALQKLQGAVVEVH; via the coding sequence ATGAATATTTTGATCGTTGGGCCCAGTTGGGTCGGTGACATGGTGATGGCGCAGACACTGTTTCAGTGTCTCAAGCAGCGCCACCCGCAATGCGAAATCGACGTGCTGGCCCCCGAGTGGAGCCGGCCGATCCTTGAGCGCATGCCTGAAGTGCGCAAGGCCTTGAGCTTCCCGCTCGGCCACGGCGCGCTGGAGCTGGCGACCCGTCGACGCATCGGCAAATCCCTGCGTGGCCAGTACGATCAGGCGATCCTGTTGCCGAACTCGCTGAAGTCGGCGCTGGTGCCGTTCTTCGCCGGCATCCCGAAGCGCACCGGCTGGCGCGGCGAATTCCGCTACGGCCTGCTCAACGACGTGCGCACCCTCGACAAAGAGCGCTATCCGCTGATGATCGAGCGGTTCATGGCTTTGGCCTATGAGCCGAACGCCGAGCTGCCGAAGCCGTATCCGCGCCCAAGCCTGCAAATCGATCCGGTCACCCGCGAAGCGGCGCTGGCCAAGTTCGGCCTGAGCCTCGATCGCCCGGTGTTGGCGCTGTGCCCCGGTGCCGAGTTCGGCGAGTCCAAGCGCTGGCCGTCCGAGCACTACGCCAAAGTCGCCGAAGCGCGCATTCGCGAAGGCTGGCAGGTGTGGCTGTTCGGCTCGAAAAACGATCACTCGGTCGGCGAAGACATCCGCGCACGTTTGATCCCGGGCCTGCGTGAAGAATCGGTCAACCTCAGCGGTGGCACCTCACTGGCCGAAGCCATCGATCTGCTGTCCTGCGCCGACGCGGTGGTCTCCAACGATTCCGGCCTGATGCACGTTGCCGCTGCGCTGAACCGCCCCTTGGTCGCCGTCTACGGTTCGACCTCGCCGGGCTTTACCCCGCCGCTGGCCGAGCACGTCGAAGTGGTTCGTCTGGGTCTCGATTGCAGCCCGTGCTTTGACCGTACCTGCCGTTTCGGCCATTACAACTGCCTGCGCCAGCTGATGCCGGACGCGGTCAACGATGCCTTGCAGAAATTGCAGGGCGCTGTGGTCGAGGTTCATTAA